Proteins co-encoded in one Pseudoliparis swirei isolate HS2019 ecotype Mariana Trench chromosome 7, NWPU_hadal_v1, whole genome shotgun sequence genomic window:
- the hint2 gene encoding histidine triad nucleotide-binding protein 2, mitochondrial isoform X1, whose amino-acid sequence MFVEPRYLKIKRYRLIFIHVLFSLTTAEHVGSTCPTGPGGGCGERTVHAHRERPLCTKSDEVKLAEEASRKYGSPAPTIFSKVIDKSIPADIIYEDEKCLAFRDISPQAPVHFLVIPRIPIPRISEAKDDDAELLGHLLIVAKNVAKQESLDEGYRVVINDGKHGAQSVYHLHIHVLGGRQMAWPPG is encoded by the exons ATGTTTGTCGAGCCGAGGTATCTGAAGATAAAACGCTACCGTCTCATTTTTATTCACGTTTTATTTTCCTTAACGACAGCTGAGCATGTTGGCAGCACCTGTCCCACGGGCCCCGGTGGTGGCTGTGGGGAGCGCACGGTGCACGCCCACCGAGAG AGACCGCTGTGCACCAAAAGTGACGAGGTGAAGTTGGCCGAGGAGGCCAGCAGGAAGTATGGCTCCCCAGCTCCAACCATCTTCTCCAAAGTCATTGATAAAAGCATCCCTGCGGATATCATTTATGAGGATGAGAAG TGTTTGGCCTTTAGGGATATCAGCCCACAGGCCCCTGTTCACTTCCTGGTTATTCCAAGGATCCCTATTCCAAGAATAAGTGAGGCTAAGGATGATGATGCAGAG CTCTTGGGACATTTATTGATTGTTGCCAAAAATGTGGCAAAGCAAGAATCTCTGGATGAAGGATACAGAGTGG TGATCAACGACGGAAAGCACGGTGCTCAGTCCGTGTACCACCTCCACATCCACGTCCTGGGAGGCAGACAGATGGCCTGGCCACCGGGATGA
- the hint2 gene encoding histidine triad nucleotide-binding protein 2, mitochondrial isoform X2, translated as MYLRPILRTQLFGTRAAHLNRLQHVCRAERPLCTKSDEVKLAEEASRKYGSPAPTIFSKVIDKSIPADIIYEDEKCLAFRDISPQAPVHFLVIPRIPIPRISEAKDDDAELLGHLLIVAKNVAKQESLDEGYRVVINDGKHGAQSVYHLHIHVLGGRQMAWPPG; from the exons ATGTATCTTCGTCCGATTTTGCGGACGCAGTTATTCGGGACCAGAGCGGCTCACCTCAACCGTTTGCAGCATGTTTGTCGAGCCGAG AGACCGCTGTGCACCAAAAGTGACGAGGTGAAGTTGGCCGAGGAGGCCAGCAGGAAGTATGGCTCCCCAGCTCCAACCATCTTCTCCAAAGTCATTGATAAAAGCATCCCTGCGGATATCATTTATGAGGATGAGAAG TGTTTGGCCTTTAGGGATATCAGCCCACAGGCCCCTGTTCACTTCCTGGTTATTCCAAGGATCCCTATTCCAAGAATAAGTGAGGCTAAGGATGATGATGCAGAG CTCTTGGGACATTTATTGATTGTTGCCAAAAATGTGGCAAAGCAAGAATCTCTGGATGAAGGATACAGAGTGG TGATCAACGACGGAAAGCACGGTGCTCAGTCCGTGTACCACCTCCACATCCACGTCCTGGGAGGCAGACAGATGGCCTGGCCACCGGGATGA
- the mrps30 gene encoding 39S ribosomal protein S30, mitochondrial isoform X1 → MAARTRLSLLFPKNLPPFRSQRLVHTEAASKEPAYPPVIASLTAKSKSARLRQIHERVKKICASPVKEKLSLITRIQRKKFVVNPQTFARNADRWYQHFTKTAYIPGLPEKFTPGPERKTEGEESSLPAAAQTTLPGLDRDAFADIRSLVTRVILQEHWHLKKGKPFLYRKQEQMIGPFLRTLVTGLNHSLAKYNPLLRLSSLDMAPKVNFYWTRGQSIIQRGHRSGRQDQTRFQIDDQPHCQIRITQQLQQFAPLEASYDTEVPEITYAPNLMPMFKSQYDNNIFTGAKVPDPACYGHTQFHLVPDRYHRDRMARKQQSDQVEVFLRANGLASLFAWTGAQAMYQGFWDCQDVTRPFVSQAVVTDGEFFSFFCYQLNTLALSVESDTNNPRKNLLWGTESLRLYESVQDGAVVGLNDDVLKLLVQFLMNQP, encoded by the exons ATGGCGGCCCGCACACGGCTGTCCTTGCTGTTCCCTAAAAATCTGCCTCCGTTTAGAAGCCAAAGGCTCGTCCACACGGAGGCTGCGTCGAAGGAGCCCGCGTATCCCCCCGTCATCGCCTCTCTCACGGCTAAAAGCAAATCTGCCCGGTTGCGACAGATTCATGAGCGGGTAAAGAAGATATGCGCCTCTCCCGTGAAGGAGAAGCTCTCCCTCATCACTCGCATCCAGCGGAAGAAATTTGTGGTTAACCCTCAGACTTTCGCACGGAACGCAGACAGATGGTACCAACACTTCACCAAGACCGCATACATCCCGGGCCTGCCGGAGAAGTTCACCCCGGGCCCGGAGAGGAAGACCGAGGGGGAGGAGAGCTCTCTGCCAGCCGCAGCTCAAACCACACTGCCGGGGCTTGATCGCGATGCGTTCGCGGACATCCGCTCCTTGGTCACTCGTGTTATTTTACAGGAGCACTGGCACCTGAAGAAAGGCAAACCTTTCCTGTACAGAAAGCAGGAGCAGATGATCGGACCTTTTCTGAGAACCCTGGTCACTGGACTCAACCACAGTTTGGCCAAATACAACCCGCTGCTCCGCCTCTCCAGTCTGG ATATGGCTCCCAAGGTCAACTTTTATTGGACGAGAGGACAGAGTATCATCCAAAGGGGTCACCGAAGCGGCCGGCAAGATCAAACCAGGTTCCAGATCGATGACCAACCGCATTGTCAGATCAGAATAACTCAACAGCtgcaacag TTCGCCCCACTGGAGGCTTCTTATGACACTGAAGTTCCAGAGATCACGTATGCTCCTAACCTGATGCCTATGTTCAAAAGTCAGTATGACAACAACATCTTTACAG GGGCCAAGGTCCCAGACCCGGCATGCTACGGTCACACTCAGTTCCACCTGGTGCCCGACCGGTACCACAGAGACCGGATGGCTCGGAAGCAGCAGTCTGATCAGGTGGAGGTCTTCCTCAGAGCCAATGGGCTCGCCAGCCTGTTCGCCTGGACAGGAGCTCAGGCCATGTACCAGG GTTTCTGGGACTGCCAGGACGTCACCAGGCCTTTCGTGTCGCAGGCTGTGGTCACAGACGGagagttcttctccttcttctgctaCCAGCTCAACACGTTGGCCCTCTCCGTGGAGTCGGACACCAACAACCCCAGGAAGAACCTCCTGTGGGGCACCGAGAGCCTGCGGCTGTACGAGAGCGTGCAGGACGGAGCGGTGGTCGGTCTGAACGACGACGTCCTCAAGCTCCTGGTTCAGTTCCTCATGAACCAGCCGTGA
- the mrps30 gene encoding 39S ribosomal protein S30, mitochondrial isoform X2, whose amino-acid sequence MAARTRLSLLFPKNLPPFRSQRLVHTEAASKEPAYPPVIASLTAKSKSARLRQIHERVKKICASPVKEKLSLITRIQRKKFVVNPQTFARNADRWYQHFTKTAYIPGLPEKFTPGPERKTEGEESSLPAAAQTTLPGLDRDAFADIRSLVTRVILQEHWHLKKGKPFLYRKQEQMIGPFLRTLVTGLNHSLAKYNPLLRLSSLDMAPKVNFYWTRGQSIIQRGHRSGRQDQTRFQIDDQPHCQIRITQQLQQFAPLEASYDTEVPEITYAPNLMPMFKRAKVPDPACYGHTQFHLVPDRYHRDRMARKQQSDQVEVFLRANGLASLFAWTGAQAMYQGFWDCQDVTRPFVSQAVVTDGEFFSFFCYQLNTLALSVESDTNNPRKNLLWGTESLRLYESVQDGAVVGLNDDVLKLLVQFLMNQP is encoded by the exons ATGGCGGCCCGCACACGGCTGTCCTTGCTGTTCCCTAAAAATCTGCCTCCGTTTAGAAGCCAAAGGCTCGTCCACACGGAGGCTGCGTCGAAGGAGCCCGCGTATCCCCCCGTCATCGCCTCTCTCACGGCTAAAAGCAAATCTGCCCGGTTGCGACAGATTCATGAGCGGGTAAAGAAGATATGCGCCTCTCCCGTGAAGGAGAAGCTCTCCCTCATCACTCGCATCCAGCGGAAGAAATTTGTGGTTAACCCTCAGACTTTCGCACGGAACGCAGACAGATGGTACCAACACTTCACCAAGACCGCATACATCCCGGGCCTGCCGGAGAAGTTCACCCCGGGCCCGGAGAGGAAGACCGAGGGGGAGGAGAGCTCTCTGCCAGCCGCAGCTCAAACCACACTGCCGGGGCTTGATCGCGATGCGTTCGCGGACATCCGCTCCTTGGTCACTCGTGTTATTTTACAGGAGCACTGGCACCTGAAGAAAGGCAAACCTTTCCTGTACAGAAAGCAGGAGCAGATGATCGGACCTTTTCTGAGAACCCTGGTCACTGGACTCAACCACAGTTTGGCCAAATACAACCCGCTGCTCCGCCTCTCCAGTCTGG ATATGGCTCCCAAGGTCAACTTTTATTGGACGAGAGGACAGAGTATCATCCAAAGGGGTCACCGAAGCGGCCGGCAAGATCAAACCAGGTTCCAGATCGATGACCAACCGCATTGTCAGATCAGAATAACTCAACAGCtgcaacag TTCGCCCCACTGGAGGCTTCTTATGACACTGAAGTTCCAGAGATCACGTATGCTCCTAACCTGATGCCTATGTTCAAAA GGGCCAAGGTCCCAGACCCGGCATGCTACGGTCACACTCAGTTCCACCTGGTGCCCGACCGGTACCACAGAGACCGGATGGCTCGGAAGCAGCAGTCTGATCAGGTGGAGGTCTTCCTCAGAGCCAATGGGCTCGCCAGCCTGTTCGCCTGGACAGGAGCTCAGGCCATGTACCAGG GTTTCTGGGACTGCCAGGACGTCACCAGGCCTTTCGTGTCGCAGGCTGTGGTCACAGACGGagagttcttctccttcttctgctaCCAGCTCAACACGTTGGCCCTCTCCGTGGAGTCGGACACCAACAACCCCAGGAAGAACCTCCTGTGGGGCACCGAGAGCCTGCGGCTGTACGAGAGCGTGCAGGACGGAGCGGTGGTCGGTCTGAACGACGACGTCCTCAAGCTCCTGGTTCAGTTCCTCATGAACCAGCCGTGA